One region of Osmia lignaria lignaria isolate PbOS001 chromosome 7, iyOsmLign1, whole genome shotgun sequence genomic DNA includes:
- the Liprin-alpha gene encoding PTPRF interacting protein alpha isoform X6: MWNMMCDVMPTIAEDSISQRSSQFSGEDANFEQLMVSMLDERDKLMESLRESQERLQETEARLQEVEKERDSLNRQLNANIPQEFSQLTKELAAARESILEREEEISELKAERNNTRLLLEHLECLVSRHERSLRMTVVKRQAAAQSGVSSEVEVLKALKSLFEHHKALDEKVRERLRVALERNTSLEEELAIIKEELQQYKLSGHAPKAMEDRPKENGQTEDGQQQNKNETEQAAGQLEQQQQQEPQQQQQQQQSIQKLGTERSTEIGSRLSNGTLDPSDQDSAARLIDLQATLDKQSSELSTWQRRVAELSGRVAELEESLSKAQKDLLKTQETNVKLQRDLRENVAQKEDQEERIATLEKRYLNAQRESTSLHDLNEKLEQELQHKKAQLKLQEEKISAIQEKLELAEQKLAQYAKLPEMEEQLKQRMEALTQQAQERHGSAEDRIQRLETQLEEKNAEVMRVNQRLKMNEEHNTRLSTTVDKLLSESNERLQVHLKERMHALEEKNALTQELEKTRKIAEDLQNEKAEIVKELGKARLEIDNVKRQMLQQEIAFNIQQTDALTRSLSPNAVDPGSFSRSASHSSFDTHSLPRRTAKRPAMEEDPAKNYVARTLAEQEWEKLQQAHVLANVQQAFDVSSDAEGDGDNESLFSCAADVISPTGHTDAQTLALMLQEQLDAINNEIRLIQEEKQSTEARAEELESRVGSLEHMNLLARGRSLERASPPLSGRSTPKSHHSPNRDYLHKYHTAPASMSPAHLHQYAASLASPGQLSESLPASQLQLSGEELHSVSERDSTGGAGSGGSDAASPLTARSIRLERVVQALAHSQEELRRRTGQAGFPSSGFPAHSRHGQHNNGALNSGTPPSPLSSRHSSQDSLHKNNLPGVGLAIGQLSSSHLHMQSTMSPATAAAVAAAQKKKGIKSSLGRFFSKKEKIKGKDTPMPGDIPGMGGASTPADPDYGDSVSVAGTMGSKSDFDRRKKKSPSMFGSMLDSSRHELLAEAMRAGTPFALWNGPTVVAWLELWVGMPTWYVAACRANVKSGAIMSALSDTEIQREIGISNPLHRLKLRLAIQEMVSLTSPSAPKTSRTTLAFGDMNHEWIGNVWLPSLGLPQYRSTFMECLVDARMLDHLTKKDLRGQLRMVDSFHRTSLQYGISCLKRLNYDRQQLEERRRMAEGANVDVLVWSNDRVIRWVQSIGLKEYGNNLLESGVHGALVALDESFDANSFALALQIPTQNTQARQLLEMEFANLLTVGTERRLDESNSMKS, from the exons ATGTGGAATATGATGTGCGACGTGATGCCGACTATCGCGGAGGACAGCATTAGCCAGCGGAGTTCGCAGTTCTCCGGCGAGGATGCGAACTTCGAGCAGCTGATGGTCTCGATGCTCGACGAGAGGGACAAGCTGATGGAATCGTTGCGCGAGAGCCAGGAACGATTACAGGAAACGGAAGCACGTTTGCAGGAGGTCGAAAAAGAACGGGACTCTTTGAATCGTCAGCTGAACGCCAATATTCCTCAG GAATTTTCCCAGCTGACGAAGGAGCTCGCAGCAGCACGCGAGAGTATTttagaaagagaggaagaaatatcggAGCTGAAAGCAGAGAGGAATAATACTCGT CTTCTGCTCGAACATCTGGAATGTCTGGTCTCACGGCACGAGCGATCGCTTAGGATGACTGTGGTGAAGAGGCAAGCGGCCGCGCAATCTGGAGTATCGTCCGAAGTTGAAGTGCTCAAAGCTCTGAAAAGTCTGTTCGAGCACCACAAGGCTTTAGACGAGAAA gtACGAGAACGATTGAGAGTTGCATTGGAAAGGAATACTAGCTTGGAAGAAGAGTTAGCCATTATTAAAGAAGAG CTCCAGCAATATAAATTAAGTGGTCATGCGCCTAAAGCTATGGAGGATAGACCCAAAGAAAATGGGCAGACAGAGGATGGCCAGCAGCAAAACAAG AATGAGACTGAGCAGGCAGCAGGCCAGCTggaacaacagcagcaacaagaacctcagcaacagcagcagcaacagcagtcGATACAAAAGCTAGGTACGGAGAGGTCGACAGAAATCGGGAGTAGACTGAGCAATGGAACTCTCGATCCGTCGGACCAGGATTCAGCTGCGCGATTAATTGATTTGCAAGCCACTCTCGACAAGCAG aGCTCAGAATTGAGCACGTGGCAACGGCGGGTAGCTGAGTTAAGTGGACGAGTAGCTGAATTGGAAGAAAGCTTATCCAAGGCTCAGAAAGATCTTCTGAAAACGCAAGAAACGAACGTGAAACTGCAAAGAGATTTACGTGAAAATGTTGCCCAAAAAGAGGACCAGGAAGAAAGGATAGCAACTCTTGAAAAACGATACCTTAATGCTCAACGCGAATCCACTAGTTTACACGATCTCAACGAAAAGTTGGAACAGGAGCTGCAACACAAGAAGGCTCAATTAAAG ctccaagaagaaaaaatatcagcAATACAAGAAAAATTAGAACTTGCAGAACAGAAATTAGCTCAATACGCTAAGTTGCCAGAAATGGAAGAGCAATTAAAGCAGAGGATGGAGGCTCTGACGCAG CAGGCTCAAGAAAGGCACGGTAGTGCAGAGGATAGGATACAAAGATTGGAAACACAACTAGAGGAAAAGAACGCTGAAGTGATGCGTGTTAATCAACGACTTAAAATGAACGAAGAACATAATACACGGCTTAGTACAACAGTTGATAAACTTTTGTCCG AATCTAACGAAAGATTACAAGTGCATTTGAAAGAGAGAATGCACGCATTAGAAGAAAAGAATGCTCTTACGCAGGAGCTTGAAAAGACAAGAAAGATCGCTGAAGATCTCCAAAATGAAAAGGCTGAAATAGTTAAAGAATTAGGAAAAGCACGTCTTGAAATTGATAATGTAAAAAGGCAGATGCTTCAGCAAGAAATCGCATTTAATATACAACAAACGGACGCTTTGACTAGAAGTTTGTCTCCCAATGCAGTGGATCCAGGTTCCTTTTCTAGAAGTGCAAGTCACAGTAGCTTCGACACCCATTCGTTACCAAGGAGAACGGCTAAACGTCCAGCGATGGAAGAAGATCCAGCAAAG AATTACGTAGCTCGCACTTTAGCGGAACAAGAATGGGAAAAATTACAGCAAGCGCATGTTCTAGCCAATGTGCAACAAGCGTTTGACGTTTCCAGTGACGCAGAGGGTGACGGAGATAATGAAAGTCTTTTCAGTTGTGCGGCTGATGTAATTAGCCCTACAGGGCATACAGATGCTCAAACGTTAGCGTTGATGCTACAAGAACAATTAGATgcaattaataatgaaattaggTTGATTCAG GAAGAAAAACAAAGTACGGAAGCTCGTGCAGAAGAATTGGAATCACGAGTTGGCAGTCTTGAACATATGAATTTATTAGCGAGAGGTAGAAGTTTGGAACGAGCGTCGCCACCATTGAGCGGAAGATCCACACCTAAATCTCATCATAGTCCTAATAGGGATTACTTACATAAATATCATACT GCACCGGCATCAATGTCTCCAGCGCATCTCCATCAATATGCTGCTTCCTTAGCTAGCCCGGGTCAACTTTCTGAATCCCTTCCTGCAAGTCAG TTACAGTTATCAGGTGAAGAACTGCATTCGGTGAGCGAAAGGGATAGTACCGGTGGTGCAGGAAGCGGTGGCAGCGATGCAGCCTCACCGTTAACTGCTCGATCAATCAGGCTGGAACGAGTAGTACAAGCACTTGCTCACAGTCAAGAAGAACTGAGAAG ACGCACTGGACAAGCCGGATTTCCCAGCAGTGGTTTTCCTGCTCACAG CAGGCATGGGCAACATAACAACGGCGCACTCAATTCTGGGACTCCCCCTTCCCCATTGTCCTCACGCCATAGCAGCCAGGACAGTTTGCACAAGAACAACTTGCCTGGTGTCGGATTGGCGATTGGACAACTGTCTAGCTCGCATTTGCACATGCAGTCAACCATGAGTCCAGCTACAGCAGCAGCGGTGGCTGCAGCTCAAAAGAAGAAGGGGATTAAGAGCAGCCTTGGAAGATTTTTCAGCAAGAAGGAAAAG ATAAAGGGAAAAGACACGCCAATGCCTGGAGATATACCTGGTATGGGAGGAGCAAGTACACCTGCGGATCCTGATTATGGAGATAGCGTTTCTGTGGCTGGAACTATGGGCAGCAAAAGTGATTTTGAtcgtagaaaaaagaaaag TCCTAGTATGTTTGGAAGTATGCTAGATTCATCGAGGCACGAGCTTTTGGCGGAAGCGATGCGAGCTGGAACCCCGTTTGCTTTGTGGAACGGGCCAACTGTGGTGGCTTGGCTTGAATTATGGGTCGGTATGCCTACCTGGTACGTAGCAGCCTGCCGGGCCAATGTGAAAAGCGGTGCCATCATGAGTGCTCTTAGCGATACCGAAATCCAACGCGAAATCGGTATAAG TAATCCTTTACATCGATTGAAATTACGATTAGCTATCCAAGAAATGGTGTCACTGACAAGTCCATCAGCACCAAAAACCTCTCGCACAACTTTAGCATTTGGAGATATGAACCACGAATGGATTGGTAATGTTTGGCTTCCAAGTCTTGGATTGCCTCAATACCGATCCACTTTCATGGAGTGCCTTGTCGATGCTAGAATGTTGGATCACCTTACAAAAAAAGACCTTCGTGGTCAACTTAGAATGGTTGATAGTTTCCACAG AACAAGTTTGCAGTATGGCATTTCGTGTTTGAAGCGATTAAATTATGATAGGCAACAATTAGAAGAAAGAAGACGAATGGCGGAAGGTGCCAACGTCGATGTTCTTGTATGGAGTAACGATCGCGTTATAAGATGGGTGCAATCTATCGGCCTGAAA GAATACGGGAACAACCTCTTGGAATCTGGGGTACACGGAGCTCTTGTAGCCCTCGATGAAAGTTTCGATGCAAATAGTTTTGCTTTAGCTTTGCAAATTCCGACCCAAAACACACAA GCTCGACAACTGTTAGAAATGGAATTTGCTAATTTATTAACAGTAGGAACAGAGAGGCGACTCGATGAATCGAATAGTATGAAATCCTGA
- the Liprin-alpha gene encoding PTPRF interacting protein alpha isoform X4: MWNMMCDVMPTIAEDSISQRSSQFSGEDANFEQLMVSMLDERDKLMESLRESQERLQETEARLQEVEKERDSLNRQLNANIPQEFSQLTKELAAARESILEREEEISELKAERNNTRLLLEHLECLVSRHERSLRMTVVKRQAAAQSGVSSEVEVLKALKSLFEHHKALDEKVRERLRVALERNTSLEEELAIIKEELQQYKLSGHAPKAMEDRPKENGQTEDGQQQNKNETEQAAGQLEQQQQQEPQQQQQQQQSIQKLGTERSTEIGSRLSNGTLDPSDQDSAARLIDLQATLDKQSSELSTWQRRVAELSGRVAELEESLSKAQKDLLKTQETNVKLQRDLRENVAQKEDQEERIATLEKRYLNAQRESTSLHDLNEKLEQELQHKKAQLKLQEEKISAIQEKLELAEQKLAQYAKLPEMEEQLKQRMEALTQVRRPNQQAQERHGSAEDRIQRLETQLEEKNAEVMRVNQRLKMNEEHNTRLSTTVDKLLSESNERLQVHLKERMHALEEKNALTQELEKTRKIAEDLQNEKAEIVKELGKARLEIDNVKRQMLQQEIAFNIQQTDALTRSLSPNAVDPGSFSRSASHSSFDTHSLPRRTAKRPAMEEDPAKNYVARTLAEQEWEKLQQAHVLANVQQAFDVSSDAEGDGDNESLFSCAADVISPTGHTDAQTLALMLQEQLDAINNEIRLIQEEKQSTEARAEELESRVGSLEHMNLLARGRSLERASPPLSGRSTPKSHHSPNRDYLHKYHTAPASMSPAHLHQYAASLASPGQLSESLPASQLSGEELHSVSERDSTGGAGSGGSDAASPLTARSIRLERVVQALAHSQEELRRRTGQAGFPSSGFPAHSRHGQHNNGALNSGTPPSPLSSRHSSQDSLHKNNLPGVGLAIGQLSSSHLHMQSTMSPATAAAVAAAQKKKGIKSSLGRFFSKKEKIKGKDTPMPGDIPGMGGASTPADPDYGDSVSVAGTMGSKSDFDRRKKKSPSMFGSMLDSSRHELLAEAMRAGTPFALWNGPTVVAWLELWVGMPTWYVAACRANVKSGAIMSALSDTEIQREIGISNPLHRLKLRLAIQEMVSLTSPSAPKTSRTTLAFGDMNHEWIGNVWLPSLGLPQYRSTFMECLVDARMLDHLTKKDLRGQLRMVDSFHRTSLQYGISCLKRLNYDRQQLEERRRMAEGANVDVLVWSNDRVIRWVQSIGLKEYGNNLLESGVHGALVALDESFDANSFALALQIPTQNTQARQLLEMEFANLLTVGTERRLDESNSMKS; this comes from the exons ATGTGGAATATGATGTGCGACGTGATGCCGACTATCGCGGAGGACAGCATTAGCCAGCGGAGTTCGCAGTTCTCCGGCGAGGATGCGAACTTCGAGCAGCTGATGGTCTCGATGCTCGACGAGAGGGACAAGCTGATGGAATCGTTGCGCGAGAGCCAGGAACGATTACAGGAAACGGAAGCACGTTTGCAGGAGGTCGAAAAAGAACGGGACTCTTTGAATCGTCAGCTGAACGCCAATATTCCTCAG GAATTTTCCCAGCTGACGAAGGAGCTCGCAGCAGCACGCGAGAGTATTttagaaagagaggaagaaatatcggAGCTGAAAGCAGAGAGGAATAATACTCGT CTTCTGCTCGAACATCTGGAATGTCTGGTCTCACGGCACGAGCGATCGCTTAGGATGACTGTGGTGAAGAGGCAAGCGGCCGCGCAATCTGGAGTATCGTCCGAAGTTGAAGTGCTCAAAGCTCTGAAAAGTCTGTTCGAGCACCACAAGGCTTTAGACGAGAAA gtACGAGAACGATTGAGAGTTGCATTGGAAAGGAATACTAGCTTGGAAGAAGAGTTAGCCATTATTAAAGAAGAG CTCCAGCAATATAAATTAAGTGGTCATGCGCCTAAAGCTATGGAGGATAGACCCAAAGAAAATGGGCAGACAGAGGATGGCCAGCAGCAAAACAAG AATGAGACTGAGCAGGCAGCAGGCCAGCTggaacaacagcagcaacaagaacctcagcaacagcagcagcaacagcagtcGATACAAAAGCTAGGTACGGAGAGGTCGACAGAAATCGGGAGTAGACTGAGCAATGGAACTCTCGATCCGTCGGACCAGGATTCAGCTGCGCGATTAATTGATTTGCAAGCCACTCTCGACAAGCAG aGCTCAGAATTGAGCACGTGGCAACGGCGGGTAGCTGAGTTAAGTGGACGAGTAGCTGAATTGGAAGAAAGCTTATCCAAGGCTCAGAAAGATCTTCTGAAAACGCAAGAAACGAACGTGAAACTGCAAAGAGATTTACGTGAAAATGTTGCCCAAAAAGAGGACCAGGAAGAAAGGATAGCAACTCTTGAAAAACGATACCTTAATGCTCAACGCGAATCCACTAGTTTACACGATCTCAACGAAAAGTTGGAACAGGAGCTGCAACACAAGAAGGCTCAATTAAAG ctccaagaagaaaaaatatcagcAATACAAGAAAAATTAGAACTTGCAGAACAGAAATTAGCTCAATACGCTAAGTTGCCAGAAATGGAAGAGCAATTAAAGCAGAGGATGGAGGCTCTGACGCAGGTGAGGAGGCCCAACCAG CAGGCTCAAGAAAGGCACGGTAGTGCAGAGGATAGGATACAAAGATTGGAAACACAACTAGAGGAAAAGAACGCTGAAGTGATGCGTGTTAATCAACGACTTAAAATGAACGAAGAACATAATACACGGCTTAGTACAACAGTTGATAAACTTTTGTCCG AATCTAACGAAAGATTACAAGTGCATTTGAAAGAGAGAATGCACGCATTAGAAGAAAAGAATGCTCTTACGCAGGAGCTTGAAAAGACAAGAAAGATCGCTGAAGATCTCCAAAATGAAAAGGCTGAAATAGTTAAAGAATTAGGAAAAGCACGTCTTGAAATTGATAATGTAAAAAGGCAGATGCTTCAGCAAGAAATCGCATTTAATATACAACAAACGGACGCTTTGACTAGAAGTTTGTCTCCCAATGCAGTGGATCCAGGTTCCTTTTCTAGAAGTGCAAGTCACAGTAGCTTCGACACCCATTCGTTACCAAGGAGAACGGCTAAACGTCCAGCGATGGAAGAAGATCCAGCAAAG AATTACGTAGCTCGCACTTTAGCGGAACAAGAATGGGAAAAATTACAGCAAGCGCATGTTCTAGCCAATGTGCAACAAGCGTTTGACGTTTCCAGTGACGCAGAGGGTGACGGAGATAATGAAAGTCTTTTCAGTTGTGCGGCTGATGTAATTAGCCCTACAGGGCATACAGATGCTCAAACGTTAGCGTTGATGCTACAAGAACAATTAGATgcaattaataatgaaattaggTTGATTCAG GAAGAAAAACAAAGTACGGAAGCTCGTGCAGAAGAATTGGAATCACGAGTTGGCAGTCTTGAACATATGAATTTATTAGCGAGAGGTAGAAGTTTGGAACGAGCGTCGCCACCATTGAGCGGAAGATCCACACCTAAATCTCATCATAGTCCTAATAGGGATTACTTACATAAATATCATACT GCACCGGCATCAATGTCTCCAGCGCATCTCCATCAATATGCTGCTTCCTTAGCTAGCCCGGGTCAACTTTCTGAATCCCTTCCTGCAAGTCAG TTATCAGGTGAAGAACTGCATTCGGTGAGCGAAAGGGATAGTACCGGTGGTGCAGGAAGCGGTGGCAGCGATGCAGCCTCACCGTTAACTGCTCGATCAATCAGGCTGGAACGAGTAGTACAAGCACTTGCTCACAGTCAAGAAGAACTGAGAAG ACGCACTGGACAAGCCGGATTTCCCAGCAGTGGTTTTCCTGCTCACAG CAGGCATGGGCAACATAACAACGGCGCACTCAATTCTGGGACTCCCCCTTCCCCATTGTCCTCACGCCATAGCAGCCAGGACAGTTTGCACAAGAACAACTTGCCTGGTGTCGGATTGGCGATTGGACAACTGTCTAGCTCGCATTTGCACATGCAGTCAACCATGAGTCCAGCTACAGCAGCAGCGGTGGCTGCAGCTCAAAAGAAGAAGGGGATTAAGAGCAGCCTTGGAAGATTTTTCAGCAAGAAGGAAAAG ATAAAGGGAAAAGACACGCCAATGCCTGGAGATATACCTGGTATGGGAGGAGCAAGTACACCTGCGGATCCTGATTATGGAGATAGCGTTTCTGTGGCTGGAACTATGGGCAGCAAAAGTGATTTTGAtcgtagaaaaaagaaaag TCCTAGTATGTTTGGAAGTATGCTAGATTCATCGAGGCACGAGCTTTTGGCGGAAGCGATGCGAGCTGGAACCCCGTTTGCTTTGTGGAACGGGCCAACTGTGGTGGCTTGGCTTGAATTATGGGTCGGTATGCCTACCTGGTACGTAGCAGCCTGCCGGGCCAATGTGAAAAGCGGTGCCATCATGAGTGCTCTTAGCGATACCGAAATCCAACGCGAAATCGGTATAAG TAATCCTTTACATCGATTGAAATTACGATTAGCTATCCAAGAAATGGTGTCACTGACAAGTCCATCAGCACCAAAAACCTCTCGCACAACTTTAGCATTTGGAGATATGAACCACGAATGGATTGGTAATGTTTGGCTTCCAAGTCTTGGATTGCCTCAATACCGATCCACTTTCATGGAGTGCCTTGTCGATGCTAGAATGTTGGATCACCTTACAAAAAAAGACCTTCGTGGTCAACTTAGAATGGTTGATAGTTTCCACAG AACAAGTTTGCAGTATGGCATTTCGTGTTTGAAGCGATTAAATTATGATAGGCAACAATTAGAAGAAAGAAGACGAATGGCGGAAGGTGCCAACGTCGATGTTCTTGTATGGAGTAACGATCGCGTTATAAGATGGGTGCAATCTATCGGCCTGAAA GAATACGGGAACAACCTCTTGGAATCTGGGGTACACGGAGCTCTTGTAGCCCTCGATGAAAGTTTCGATGCAAATAGTTTTGCTTTAGCTTTGCAAATTCCGACCCAAAACACACAA GCTCGACAACTGTTAGAAATGGAATTTGCTAATTTATTAACAGTAGGAACAGAGAGGCGACTCGATGAATCGAATAGTATGAAATCCTGA